The Pseudomonadota bacterium genome contains the following window.
CTCTATGCTGTGGACCCGCTCGGTTGCGACGGCGGGGTGCCGGATGTGCGTGCCGGCATAGATACAGGGAAACGTCTTGAGCAGCGCCAATCTGCCTAGTTTCCCGACCGAGATCACGTCCGCCAAACCATCGCCCGTGTCCGCCGCGGGAGCCATCATCATCTTGCCGCCGGTGAAGCGGCTGTTGCTTACCGACACGAAGGTCGTGGGCCGAGGCAGATCGTGGCCATCCGCTCGCATGCGTAGCTGGTAGGGCCGCAGCCCGAGCAAGGCGCCGGCGACTCCGAGGGCGTAGCCGGCCGGCCCGAACAGCTTGAAACGTCGATTCGTCAGCTCGCACACCCGAGCCACAAAACCCAGGCTCAGGATATTTATGAAATGCAGCACTCCGTCACGATGGGTGAGTCGGATCACGTCGCAGCCTCGCCGGCGGCCGCTCGCCAGCGCTTCGATCGCACCCTCGGTGCCGCTGTCCATGAAGTCGCGCAAGAACGAGTTTCCCGTCCCCATCGGCAAGAAGCCGAGCGAGGCGTGATCGTCGGGTCGCCTGTGCTTGAAAATCCCGTTTACGACCTCGTAGGCGGTCCCGTCACCTCCCACCGCAACGAAATCACGGCATCCCGACGCATAGGCATCGGCTGCCAGCGCCACGGCGTCCCCTGGCGCGCATGTGTACCGTGATTCCACACACAGCCCTGCCGCCTGCAGGCGAGCCAACCCTTGGTCCGCGAGCCGGCCGCAGCGTCCCCCGCCGGCCGCGGGGTTCACTATGGCTACGAGGCGTTCCGTAAGCGCTTCTCCAGCGTCGCGACAGCATCGCTGTCCAGTTGCTCCCGCAGCACGCGTGCGAGCTCGTGTCGCTTGATCTTCAACGACGCCGTGCGGGGGAACTCCGCGACCCAGGGCACGTAGCCCGCTACACGCTTGTGCTCTAGGAGCCCGCGGTTGCGTCTGCGCAGCTCCTCGACGGTCGAGGGAGTGAGCCGCGTGCCTTCCGGCCGCAGGATTATCAGCAGCCGATCGTCACTTAGATTCCCGCTGGGCCACAGGTACTGAGCCGCGTACACGCAATGCTCCAGGCAGCCGGGCAAACCGTCGAAGCTCGCCTCGACGTCCTCGGGGTACACGTTCTTGCCGCCCTGGGTCACGATCATGTCTTTGG
Protein-coding sequences here:
- a CDS encoding YegS/Rv2252/BmrU family lipid kinase; amino-acid sequence: MNPAAGGGRCGRLADQGLARLQAAGLCVESRYTCAPGDAVALAADAYASGCRDFVAVGGDGTAYEVVNGIFKHRRPDDHASLGFLPMGTGNSFLRDFMDSGTEGAIEALASGRRRGCDVIRLTHRDGVLHFINILSLGFVARVCELTNRRFKLFGPAGYALGVAGALLGLRPYQLRMRADGHDLPRPTTFVSVSNSRFTGGKMMMAPAADTGDGLADVISVGKLGRLALLKTFPCIYAGTHIRHPAVATERVHSIEFDTDEETDLMIDGEVLRHVPKRLDVLPGALQVRV